The proteins below come from a single Coprobacter tertius genomic window:
- a CDS encoding hydrogenase small subunit, which produces MKEKTFYQELMDKGYTRRDFLKFCGLMGATLGLQASGVAQVVDALQSKPRKPVLWYHFQECTCCSESFLRSSHPLVGQILLEMISLDYSDTLMAAAGEQAEAVRRQAMKDYYGHYIMIVEGAIPLGSPGYCTIAGHDAKSVFDEGAAGAEAIIAWGNCASSGCIQHAYPNPTKAEPVHKIYSGKPIINVQGCPPIGDVMAGVITYFLTFDKIPELDNMGRPKVFYGRRIHDTCYRRPAYDAGLFVQTFDDENAKRGYCLYYMGCKGPNTFNSCAVIKWNNSISYPIQSGHPCIGCAEPNFWDYEPFYSHIPYVHGIGIEATADKIGAGLSAVALGGVLAHAVVTNIQKRKLIKNQMHDLGINEDEFHAEEKSDKIKEDKIDAKINATEKKETNNQEPEN; this is translated from the coding sequence ATGAAAGAGAAAACTTTTTATCAGGAATTAATGGATAAAGGCTATACCCGCCGCGATTTTCTGAAATTTTGCGGACTTATGGGAGCCACATTAGGATTACAGGCAAGCGGAGTCGCTCAAGTCGTAGATGCTTTACAAAGTAAACCTCGCAAACCGGTACTTTGGTATCATTTTCAGGAATGTACCTGTTGTAGCGAATCTTTTCTTCGTTCATCCCATCCTCTTGTAGGACAGATATTACTGGAGATGATTTCTCTTGATTATTCTGATACGCTTATGGCCGCTGCGGGGGAACAAGCCGAAGCTGTTCGAAGACAAGCGATGAAAGATTATTATGGTCATTACATCATGATTGTAGAAGGAGCCATACCACTTGGAAGCCCCGGTTACTGCACGATTGCAGGACATGACGCAAAATCGGTTTTCGATGAAGGTGCTGCCGGAGCCGAAGCAATCATTGCCTGGGGAAATTGCGCTTCATCGGGCTGTATACAACATGCTTACCCCAACCCTACCAAAGCGGAACCCGTTCACAAAATATATTCAGGAAAACCGATCATCAATGTTCAGGGGTGTCCTCCTATAGGAGACGTAATGGCTGGTGTAATAACCTATTTCCTTACTTTCGACAAAATACCCGAACTTGATAATATGGGACGACCCAAGGTATTTTATGGACGTCGAATTCACGATACCTGTTACAGACGTCCGGCTTACGACGCTGGGCTTTTTGTACAAACCTTTGACGACGAAAACGCCAAACGCGGATATTGTCTTTATTATATGGGATGTAAAGGCCCCAATACATTTAATTCGTGTGCAGTTATAAAATGGAATAATAGTATAAGCTATCCCATCCAATCAGGACATCCGTGTATTGGTTGTGCTGAGCCTAACTTTTGGGATTATGAACCTTTCTACAGCCATATCCCATACGTTCACGGAATTGGAATAGAAGCAACTGCCGATAAGATAGGAGCCGGACTAAGTGCCGTTGCACTAGGAGGTGTTTTGGCTCATGCAGTTGTTACAAATATACAAAAACGCAAATTAATCAAAAACCAGATGCATGATCTCGGTATCAACGAAGATGAATTCCATGCCGAAGAAAAATCGGACAAAATAAAAGAAGACAAAATCGACGCCAAAATCAATGCAACAGAAAAGAAAGAAACTAATAATCAGGAACCTGAAAACTAA